The Streptomyces venezuelae genomic interval GCAACCACACAGGCTCATTCGAAGGTCATGAGCAGGATGCCCACAGGATCCCCAGGGGCAACCGGGGCCGGGCCGATCCCGCCACGACGCAGTGGCCGTGCGGACTACCATCACCCCATGACCCGTGTACTGCTCGCCGAGGACGACGCATCCATCTCGGAACCGCTGGCCCGCGCCCTGCGGAGAGAGGGGTACGAGGTCGAGGTCCGCGAGGACGGTCCGACCGCTCTCGACGCCGGACTCCAGGGCGGAGTGGACCTGGTCGTACTCGACTTGGGGCTGCCCGGCATGGACGGCCTGGAGGTCGCCCGCCGGCTGCGTGCCGAAGGTCACGCGGTCCCGATCCTGGTCCTCACCGCGCGGGCGGACGAGGTCGACACCGTCGTCGGGCTCGACGCGGGCGCCGACGACTACGTCACCAAGCCCTTCCGCCTCGCCGAACTCCTCGCCCGGGTCCGGGCCCTGCTGCGGCGCGGCTCCAGCGAGCCCGTCGCCGCCCCCTCGACGCACGGCGTCCGGATCGACGTCGAGTCGCACCGCGCCTGGATGGGCGACGAGGAGCTCCAGCTCACGGCCAAGGAGTTCGACCTGCTCCGGGTCCTCGTCCGGGACGCCGGCCGGGTCGTCACCCGCGACCAGCTGATGCGCGAGGTCTGGGACACCACCTGGTGGTCCTCCACCAAGACCCTCGACATGCACATCTCCTGGCTCCGCAAGAAGCTCGGCGACGACGCCGCCAACCCGCGCTACATCGCCACCGTGCGCGGAGTCGGCTTCCGCTTCGAAAAGAGCTAGGGAAGCGTCTTGCGCCGCCGTCTGATCAGTTCCACGCTCGCCGTGGTGCTCGTCGTCATCGCCGTCTTCGGCGTCTCCCTCGTCATCGTCGAGACCCGCACGATCTCCAGCAGCGCGCAGGAGAGCGTGGACTCGGAGGCGCTGAGGATCGTCTCCATCGTCGACAGCCGGCTCATCGGCGGCGAGCCGGTCAACCCGGACATCCTGGCCGAGCAGAGCGGCGCCAAGCGGTACGCCCAGATCCGTATCCCCGGCCGCGACACGATCGAGATCGGCACCCGCCCCGAGGGCGACGTCACGCGGGGCCTCGCGGAAGGGGAGCGCGGCGAGACCGTGATCGTCGAGGAGCCCCGCTCGGCCGTCACCGCCGAGGTCGGCCGCACCCTCCTGATCATCGGCGCGGTGGCGCTGCTCGCCGTCATCGCCGCCGTCCTCCTCGCCGTACGCCAGGCCGACAAGCTGGCGTCGCCGCTGACCGACCTCGCCGAGACCGCCGAGCGCCTCGGATCGGGCGACCCCCGGCCCCGGCACCGGCGGTACGGGGTTCCCGAGCTCGACCGGGTCGCGGACGTCCTCGACGCCTCCGCCGAGCGCATCGCCCGGATGCTCACCGCCGAGCGCCGGCTCGCCGCCGACGCCTCGCACCAGCTCCGTACGCCCCTCACGGCCCTCTCCATGCGCCTGGAGGAGGTGGCCCTCGCCGACGACCTGGACACGGTCAAGGAGGAGGCGACGATCGCGCTCACGCAGGTCGAGCGGCTCACCGACGTCGTCGAACGGCTCCTGACGAACTCCCGCGACCCCCGTACGGGCTCCGCCGTCGCCTTCGACCTCGACGAGGTCGTCAAGCAGCAGCTGGAGGAGTGGCGGTCGGCCTACCGCAGCGCCGGGCGGGCCATCGTGCACTCGGGGAAGCAGGGAATGCGGGCCGTCGGCACCCCGGGCGCGGTCGCCCAGGTCCTCGCGGCGCTGATCGAGAACTCACTCATGCACGGCGGCGGCACCGTCGCCGTACGGACCCGGGTCACCGGCAACCAGTCGGTGATCGAGGTCACGGACGAGGGCCCCGGCGTCCCGTCCGACCTCGGCGCGCGGATCTTCGAGCGGGCCGTGAGCGGCCGCAGCTCCACAGGGATCGGCCTGGCCGTCGCCCGTGACCTGGCGGAGGCGGACGGCGGGCGCCTGGAGCTCCTCAAGGAGCACCCGCCGGTCTTCGCGCTCTTCCTGAGCCGAGAGGTCAGGAGCGTCTCGGACGACGCGCGGGAGCGCCCCGTCAGGTGATCGGACGCGGTCGGGCCGGCGGCGGGAGTCAGACGCGGTCGGGCTGGCGGCGGGCCGGCTGGCGCGGCGGCTGCTCAAGGAACGATTCGGCGGCCTGCACGGCTTCCTTCGCGGGCAGCGCGCGGAACACCCACGTGCGGTACGACCAGAAGCGGAACAGCGTCGCGACGCCGATGCCGAAGAACTTGAAGAAGTTGCTCGCGAGCGGACCGTCCCAGCCGAAGCCGTACGTCGCCGCGTACAGCAGACCGTTCTGGATCACCAGACCGATCAGGCTGAAGAGGAGGAAGAGCGACATCTCCTTGGTGCGGCTGCTCTTGTCCCGGTCGCGGTACGTGAAGTAACGGAACCCCACGTAGTTGAAGGCGATCGCGACCAGCGTGGCGATGATGCTCGCGCGCACGACCGGCAGGTCCGTGAAGTGCCGTACGAGGTTGAACACCCCGAGGTCGACCAGAACACCGACAGCCCCCACTGCCCCGAACTTGGCGACCTCACGGAAGAGCCCGTTGAGTCGCATGCGCAGCGCGCCGGGTTCACTCATGGTGATGGGCCTGTCCCGTTCGTCCGGGTGACGTCCGGGCGACGTCAACCCAACCATGCTAACCAGACCCCCTGTCACCCGCCCGGGTACCTCGCAAACCACGGGGAAAGCCGGTTCTCACCTGCGCTGTCCTTGTCGCAAACCACAGGCGGACGAGTGTTCCCTGATGGTGCGGATACCCTAAGAGGGTGACGTTCCCCGTAGTAGGCATGGTCGGCGGCGGGCAGCTCGCCCGTATGACCCACGAGGCGGGCATCCCCCTCGGCATCAAGTTCAAGCTCCTCAGCGACACCCCGCAGGACTCCGCGGCCCAGGTGGTGAGCGAGGTCGTCATCGGCGACTACCGCGACCTGGACACGCTGCGTGACTTCGCGCGCGGATGTGACGTGATCACCTTCGACCACGAGCACGTCCCCACGGAGCACCTGCGAGCCCTGGAGGCGGACGGCATCCCCGTCCGGCCGGGGCCCGACGCGCTGGTGCACGCCCAGGACAAGGGGGTGATGCGCGCCAAGCTCGACGAGATCGGCGCGCCGAGCCCCCGCCACCGCATCGTCGCGGACCCGGCGGACGCCGTGGCCTTCGCGGCCGAGGTCGGCGGCTTCCCGATCATCCTCAAGACCGTGCGCGGCGGCTACGACGGCAAGGGCGTCTGGTTCGTGCGTACGGAGACGGAGGCCCGCGACCCGTTCCTCGCGGGCGTCCCGGTCCTCGCCGAGGAGAAGGTCGACTTCACGCGCGAGCTCGCGGCGAACATCGTCCGCTCCCCGCACGGCCAGGCCGTGGCCTACCCGGTCGTCGAGTCCCGTCAGGTCGACGGCGTCTGCGACACGGTCATCGCGCCCGCGCCCGGCCTCGACGACGAACTCGCCGGGCAGGCGCAGGAGCTCGCGCTCCGCATCGCCAAGGAGCTGGGGGTCGTCGGCCACCTCGCCGTCGAGCTCTTCGAGACCACGGACGGCCGCATCCTCGTCAACGAACTGGCGATGCGCCCGCACAACTCCGGGCACTGGACCCAGGACGGCGCGGTCACCTCGCAGTTCGCGAACCACGTCCGGGCGGTCCTCGACCTCCCTCTCGGCGATCCGCGGCCGCGCGCCCGGTGGACCGTGATGTGCAATGTCCTGGGCGGCGACTACCCGGACATGTACTCCGCGTACCTGCACTGCATGGCCAGGGACCCGCAGCTCAAGATCCACATGTATGGCAAGGACGTGAAGCCCGGCCGCAAGGTGGGGCACGTCAACACCTACGGCGACGACCTGGACGACGTGCTGGAGCGCGCGCGTCACGCCGCCGGCTACCTGCGAGGAACGATCACCGAGTGAGCAGCATGAGCACCGCCCCCGTCGTCGGCATCGCCATGGGATCCGACTCCGACTGGTCCGTCATGGAGGCCGCCGCACAGGCCCTGGACGAGTTCGAGATCGCGTACGAGGTCAACGTCCTCTCCGCGCACCGGATGCCCCGCGAGATGATCGCGTACGGCGAGGAGGCCGCGGGCCGCGGCCTGAAGGCGATCATCGCGGGCGCGGGCGGCGCCGCCCACCTGCCCGGCATGCTCGCCTCCGTCACCCCGCTCCCGGTCATCGGCGTGCCCGTGCCGCTGAAGTACCTCGACGGCATGGACTCGCTGCTCTCCATCGTGCAGATGCCGGCCGGCGTCCCCGTCGCCACGGTCTCCGTCGCCGGCGCGCGCAACGCGGGCCTGCTCGCGGCCCGGATGCTCGCCGCGCACGACCCCGAACTGCTCGCCCGGATGAACGAGTTCCTCCAGGAGCTCAACGACCAGGCCACGGAGAAGGGCAAGCGCCTGCGGGCCAAGGTCGAGGGCGCGGAGTCCTTCGGCTTCGCCAAGTGAGCGCGGCGGCGGACCGTCTGGCGGAGGCCCGCGAGCTGCTCGCGGGCCACCCCGTCGTCGACGGCCACAACGACCTCCCGTGGGCGCTGCGCGAGCACGTCCGCTACGACCTGGACCGGATGGACATCGGCGCGGACCAGACCGGCGCCCTCCACACCGACCTCGTCCGGATGCGGGCCGGCGGCGTCGGCGCCCAGTTCTGGTCGGTCTACGTCCCCTGCCGGCTCGCCGGCGACGACGCGGTCAGCGCGACCCTGGAGCAGATCGACATCGTCGACCAGCTCCTGGAGCGGTACGCCGCCGACCTCGCCCCCGCCCTGACGGCGGACGACATGGAGGCGGCCCGCGAGCAGGGCCGTATCGCCTCGCTCAAGGGCGCCGAGGGCGGCCACTCGATCAACAACTCCCTCGCCACCCTGCGCGCGCTGCACGCCCTGGGCGTCCGCTACATGACGCTCACGCACAACGACAACAACGACTGGGCGGACTCGGCGACCGACGAGCCGGGTGTCGGCGGGCTCTCCGCCTTCGGCCGGGCCGTCGTCGGAGAGATGAACCGCTCCGGCATGCTCGTCGACCTCTCCCACGTCGCCGCGACGACCATGCGGGACGCGCTCGACACCTCGACCGCGCCGGTGATCTTCTCGCACTCCTCGTCCCGGGCGGTCTGCGACCACCCGAGGAACATCCCGGACGACGTCCTGGAGCGGCTGCCCGCCAACGGTGGCGTCGCGATGGCCACGTTCGTACCGAAGTTCATCCTCCCCGCGGCCGTCGAGTGGACCGCGCGGGCGGACGACAACCTCCGGGCGCACGGCTTCGACCACCTCGACACCACCGCCGCGGCGATGAAGCTGCACCGCGCCTTCGAGGCGGAGAACCCGCGCCCGATCGCCACCGTCGCCACGGTCGCCGACCACCTCGACCACATGCGCGAGGCCGCCGGCATCGACCACATCGGCATCGGCGGCGACTACGACGGGACGGCCTTCACCCCGGCCGGCCTCGACGACGTCGCCGGCTACCCGAACCTGATCGCGGAGCTCCTCCACCGCGGCTGGTCGCACCCGGACCTCGCCAAGCTGACCTGGTCCAACGCGGTCCGCGCCCTCCGCGACGCGGAAGCGGTCTCCCGCGACCTCCGCTCCCGCACGTCCCCGTCGAACGCGACGATCGACGTCCTGGACGCACCGGTCGGACAGGACGCTCCGTAACGGATCCGTCACCCGGACGGTCTACTCCGCCGCGCCCCGGCCTCCGGCCGGTGGCACGGTGGACGGTACTGCCCCGCCGCTCTCGGCGGGGCGGTACTGCATCACCGAGTTCGGAGTAGCACCATGGCAGATCTCGACGACCATTCCCCCATCTCTGCCGCCCCCGCCGCCGTCGGCGCGCTGGATACCGCCGAGTCCCCACCCCCGCTCGACGAGACGGCCCGGGCCCGCGCCATCCTGGCCGCCCAGCCCGTGGTCGAGGGCCATACGGAACTGCCCCCGTCCCTCGACCCCGAGGACCTTCCGCCCGCTCGCGCGGCGGAGGTGGGAGCGCAGTTCTGGTCCCTGCACGTGGACGCCGACGAGGGCGTCATCGGCACGCTGCGGCGGATCGACGCGATCCGCGCGCTCGTCGCCGCCTGTCCCGAGGACCTGCGGCTCGTGCACAGCACGTCCGAGATGGCCCACGCCGGGAACTGCGGCCGGGTCGCCGCCCTGCTCGGCCCGGTCGGCTGGCCCGCGCTCGGCGGCTCGGCCGCCACCCTGCGGGCCTACCACGCCCTGGGCGTACGGGCCGTGAACCTCACCCGTTTCGACCGCTTCGCCCGCGAGGCCGTACGGGAGATGAACCGGCTCGGCCTGGCCGTGGACCTCTCCGGCGCCGACCAGGACACCGTCCGCCGCGCCCTCGCGGTCACCCGGGCCCCGGCCCTGCTGACCAGGGCGGCACCGGAAGTCCTCCCGGACGACGTGCTGGGGCTCCTCGGCGAGAACGGCGCCGTCTGCATGGTCACGGTCACGGACGACCCGACCGCGGACGCCGACGTCCTCGACCGGGTGCGTACGGAGGCGGGGCCGCGCGCCACGGGCATCTCCCACACCACCGCCCCGGCCCGCGGCTACGTCCCGCTCTTCGCGGAGCTGCTCCGCCGGGGCTGGCCCGCCCAGGACCTGGTCGGGCTCGCCCACGCCAACACCACCAGGGCGCTGCGGGAGACCGAGTTCCTGGCGCGGACGAACCGCATCCGCCCGGCCGCGGCCTGACGGTACGTACAGGGGCACACGGAGGAGGGGCGCACCGCCACGGCGGTGCGCCCCTCCTGCTCGTCGTCTCAGGCCCGCGGGCGGCCCATCGCCCGGTAGGTCCAGCCCGCCGCCCGCCACCGCTCGCCGTCGAGGGCGTTGCGGCCGTCGAGGATCACCCGCGAGGAGGCGACCGCGGCGAGCTCCGCCGGGTCGAGCTCGCGGAACTCCCGCCACTCGGTCAGGTGCAGCACCACGTCCGCCCCACGCACCGCGTCCAGGGCCGTCTCGGCGTACCCCAGGGTCGGGAAGACGCGGCGCGCGTTCTCCATGCCCTTCGGGTCGTAGACGGTGACCTGGCCGCCCTGGAGGTGTATCTGGCCCGCCACGTTCAGCGCGGGGGAGTCGCGGACGTCGTCCGAGTCCGGCTTGAAGGTCGCGCCGAGCACGGCGACCCGGCGGCCCAGGAAGGTGGACCCGCCGAGGGCCTCGCGCGCCATCTCCACCATCTGGCCGCGCCGCCGCATGTTGATCGAGTCGATCTCGCGCAGGAAGGTCAGCGCCTGGTCGGCGCCCAGCTCGCCCGCCCGGGCCATGAAGGCCCGGATGTCCTTGGGCAGGCAGCCGCCGCCGAAGCCGATGCCGGCCCGCAGGAACTTGGCGCCGATCCGGTCGTCGTGGCCGATGGCCTCCGCCAGCTTGGCGACGTCGCCGCCGGTGGCCTCGCAGAGCTCGGCCATCGCGTTGATGAAGGAGATCTTCGTGGCGAGGAAGGAGTTCGCGGACGTCTTGACCAGCTCGGCCGTCGGGAAGTCGGTCACCACGAACGGCGAGCCCTGGCCGACGGGGACCGCGTACACCTCGCGCAGCGTCTTCTCGGCGCGCTCGCCCTGCACGCCGACCACGATGCGGTCCGGGCGCAGGGTGTCCTGGACGGCGAAGCCCTCCCGGAGGAACTCCGGGTTCCAGGCGAGCTCGACGCCCTCGGGCAGCAGCTCCGCGAGCCGCTCCGCCGAGCCGACCGGCACGGTCGACTTGCCGACGACGAGGGCCCCTTCGCGGACGACCGCGGCGAGGGAGGCGAAGGCGGCGTCGACGTAGCTCATGTCGCAGGCGTACTCGCCGTGCTTCTGCGGGGTGTTCACACAGACGAAGTGCACGTCGCCGAAGGCGCCGACCTCCTCCCAGGAGGTGGTGAAGCGCAGCCGGCCGGTCGATCCCTCGATGCCGGCCACGTGCTTCGCGAGGAGCTCCTCGAGACCCGGCTCGTACATCGGGACGCGCCCGGAGGACAGCAGCTCGATCTTCTCGGGGACGACGTCCAGGCCGAGCACCTCGAAGCCCAGCTCCGCCATCGCCGCGGCATGGGTGGCGCCGAGGTAGCCGGTGCCGATCACGGTGATCTTGAGGGCCATGCGGTACTCCAGTGACGTCGGGCGGAATGCCTGCCCGAGCATAGTCGTGCCCTGGCCCGAGGCCGGGGCGCGCCCGTACCCTTCGAGTTACTTAACGGTAGTTAACGAACACGGGAGTGAGTGAACGTGGCGGGTTCGTCTGATTTCGACCTGTATCGGCCCTCCGAGGAGCACGACATGCTCCGTGAGTCGGTGCGCGCGCTGGCGGAGGCGAAGATCGCTCCGTTCGCGGCGGCGGTGGACGAGGAGCACCGGTTCCCGCAGGAGGCGCTGGACGCGCTGGTCGCCAACGACCTGCACGCGGTGCACGTGCCGGAGGCGTACGGCGGCGCGGGCGCGGACGCGCTGGCGACGGTGATCGTGATCGAGGAGGTCGCGCGGGTGTGCGGCTCGTCCTCGCTGATCCCGGCGGTGAACAAGCTGGGCTCGCTGCCGGTGGTCCTGTCCGGCTCGGAGGAGCTGAAGGCGAAGTACCTGGGCCCGCTGGCCAAGGGCGACGCGATGTTCTCCTACGCCCTGTCCGAGCCCGACGCGGGCTCCGACGCGGCCGGCATGAAGACCCGCGCGGTGCGCGACGGGGACTTCTGGGTCCTCAACGGCGTCAAGCGGTGGATCACCAACGCCGGCGTCTCGGAGTACTACACGGTGATGGCCGTCACCGACCCCGACAAGCGCTCCAAGGGCATCAGCGCCTTCGTCGTGGAGAAGTCCGACGAGGGCGTCTCCTTCGGCGCCCCGGAGAAGAAGCTCGGCATCAAGGGCTCCCCGACCCGCGAGGTCTACCTCGACAACGTCCGCATCCCCGCCGACCGCATGATCGGCGCCGAGGGCACCGGCTTCGCCACCGCGATGAAGACCCTCGACCACACCCGCGTCACCATCGCCGCCCAGGCCATCGGCATCGCCCAGGGCGCCCTCGACTACGCCAAGGGCTACGTCAAGGAACGCAAGCAGTTCGGCAAGCCCATCGCCGACTTCCAGGGCGTCCAGTTCATGCTCGCCGACATGGCCATGAAGCTCGAGGCCGCCCGCCAGCTCACCTACGCCGCCGCCGCGCGCTCTGAACGGGTTTACAGGGCCTCGCGCACCGACGCCGACCTCACCTTCTTCGGCGCCGCCGCCAAGTGCTTCGCCTCCGACGTCGCCATGGAGGTCACCGTCGACGCCGTCCAGCTCCTCGGCGGCTACGGCTACACCCGCGACTACCCCGTCGAGCGCATGATGCGCGACGCCAAGATCACCCAGATCTACGAAGGCACCAACCAGGTCCAGCGCATCGTCATGGCCCGCAACCTCCCGTAACGGCACGAACGAGCACGGCGCCACCCCCGTCGGGGGTGGCGCCGTGCCTCATGTCATCTCACCGTCACGGGTCGACGACCACCGTGCAGGTGTACGTACCGGGCTCCAGGTCCTCGAACGTCTCCGAGGTGTCGTCGAAGGCGTTGGGGCTGCCGTCCGGCGGGGTCGCCGCCAGGCCGGTGCAGCTGATCTTGGACTTGGTTCCGCCCTGCACCTGAGAGGCGAACGAGACCGTGATGTTCGAGAGAGGGACGTTGATGAACTCCGCCGTCTCACCGACGTACGGCTCGTCGCCGCAGCTCGCCTTGTTGTCCACGGTGACCGTCTGGTCCTCCTGGGGCTTGTAACCGGCGGGCGTCACCTCGCTGACGGTGTGCGAGCCGAACTCCAGGTTGTCGAAGCAGACCGTGCCGTCGGCGCCGGTCTCCTTGGTCTCGCCGTTGTCGACCGAGAACCGCACACCCGCGTGGGCGGTGTTGCCCGCACCCGCCTCGGCGTGCTTGCGCAGCTTGGTGATCAGGATCGCGCCGCGCTGCCGGGGATCGACGAAGGAGACCGTCTCCTCCTCGTCGGCGTCCACGACGATGGCCTGGTCGGGCGCCCGGTCGTGACCCGCCGGGACGACGGTCTCGTGGACGATGTAGTTCCCGGTCGGAACGTTGGGGATGGTGCACTCACCGGTGGAGTCGGTCGTGCACTTCAGTGTCGTCTCGATGTCCTCCGCGCCCAGCGGCGGGGTCAGCGGCGCGAAGTTCTGGTACAGCGTGAACTCGGCGCCTTCCAGCTCCACGTCCCGGTCGTCGGTCTTGAGGATCTTGACGCTGCCGCAGTTGGAGATGTCGATGTTCGCCGGCGGGATGAAGTCCTTCAGCACCGCGTTGAACGAGCCACCCGACGCGCGGCTCTTGAGGTAGGCCGCGCCGAGCGACCGGCACGAGCCGTTGTTTTCGGGGAAGATCGCGCTCAGCCGGACCGAGGCCTCACCGAAGGTGTTCCTGTCGAGCGCCCCGAGCACGCCGCCTTCGGTGGCGGTGATCGTGTTGAGCCTGTTGATCGAGCCGGTCGCGTCGCCCGCCGCGTCCAGGTCCTCCTCGGCGCTCCAGACGCCGGCGCTCGTCCACCGACGCAGGGCGAGCTCCGGCCGGGTGCCGCCCTGCCTGAGGTCGTAGGTGATCAGCAGGTCGCCGACCGTACGGATCGGGGTGACGCCGTTGGCGCTCTTGGTCCGGCTCTGGTTGAGCTCGAAGTCCATGTTCGTGGAGCCGCTGGGGTCCTGTACACGGGTCCAGTACAGGTGCAGGAAGCCGTCGCTGGTGCCGCCTTCTTGGTGGAGGCCGAAGAACTTCAGGTCGCTCTTGTTCGGCGGAATGCCGCCGCTCTCGATCGTGGGGACGGCCGTGTTTTCCTTCGTTCCCTCCACGAAGGAGGTGTCAGGGGCCGTGGTGTCCCCGGTGCGGATCTCCGTGACGTTGTTCCAGTCGAGATCGCCGTTGACGTCGACGCGCAGATTGGCGTCGGTGTCGATCTCGAAGTCACTGCCGGTGAGGCTGGGCGGCGGAGCGTCGGCCGTCGCGAGGGTGGCCGGCAGGAAACCGGCGACGAGCAGAGCGGCTGTTGCGGCCACCCGCAGGGTGGTGGATCTCCTGCGAGGCTGCGCGGATGGGGTCACTGCAGGGTTCTCCTCGTGCGAAACGAAGGCTGCTGACGGTGGGTCAGAATTAGCACGGGGAGGTGATCGAATTCACGCGACGCGTTCGCACGGAAAAGAATGACGTCACCGATCGCGGTAATTGTGTGACGCGGATAATTACCTGCTGAAAAGAGAAAGGGCCCCGCCGGCGGAGTGCCGGCAGGGCCCCATTCGCGTGAACAGTGCGAATCGTAGGACGAGATGTCAGCGGTCCGAGGTGACCGTCACCTTCTCGTCGTTCCGGATCTGCTCGACGAGCTGCTTCACCTTCGGCATGTCCCACTTGTAGGAGTTCTGCGGGGCGCTGCCGGCGAGCGGCATGTTCATGGACTTGCCGTCGCCGCCGCTGATGCCCTTCATCGCGAAGAACATCTTCCCGAGGTCGTACAGCGACATGTCCTTGTCCACGATCAGCGTCTCCAGGCCGGCGCCGAGCGTCGGGTACAGCGCGAACGGGTTGAGGATCGTGCCCGGCGTCGCCGCCTGGTTCGCCAGGGCGGAGAGGAACTTCTGCTGGTTCTTCGTCCGCGCGAAGTCCGACTCGGCGAAGGCGTACCGGGTCCGGACGAAGGCCAGGGCCTGCTCGCCGTTGAGAGTCTGCTCGCCCGCCTGGAAGTCGGCACCGGACTTCTTGTCCTTGAAGCCCTTCTCGATGTTGAGCTCCACGCCGCCGAGCGCGTCCACGATGTTCGCGAAGCCGGCGAAGCCGATCTCCGCGTAGTGGTCGATGCGCAGACCGGTGTTGAACTCGACGGTCCGCACGAGCAGCTCGGGGCCGTCCATCGCGTACGCCGCGTTCAGCTTGGAGCCGCCGCGGGCCGGGTACTGCTTGCCCGACTCGGAGCCGACGAAGGACGGGATCGTCACCCACGAGTCACGGGGGAGCGAGACCATCGTGTTCCCGCTGGAGCAGGCCGCGAGGATCATCATCGAGTCGGTCCGCTTGCCCTCGGCGGAGCCGGTGTGCAGCTTCTTCTTCTCCTCGGCGGACATGCCCTCACGGCTGTCCGAGCCGACGATCAGGTACGTCGTGCAGTCGCCCTCCGACGGCCGCTCGATGACCTTGGAGAGGTCGACCTCGTTGCGCATCTGGGAGCTGGCCCAGGCGTACGTGCCGATGCCCCAGGCGAGGACGCCGACGGCCAGGACGATCGAACCGATCTTGGCGCGCTTGCGCCAGTCCGGGGCGGGGCGCCCGGGGCCCTGCGGGGAGTACGGCGGGACGCTGCCCGGGCCGCCGCCCTGGGCGCCACCACCCTGCCGGCCGCCCTGCGAGCCGCCGTAGACCTGGCCCGAGCTGTAACCGGAGTCGTAGCCCGAGCCTTGGGCCTGGGTGAAGTTCGGGTTGTAGCCCTGGTCCTGGCCGTAGCCCTGGTCGTAACCGTGCTGCGGCTGCTGCGGAGCCTGCGGGCGCTGCACATGGCGCATCCTGCGAGCACCCTCGGGCTGGGAGTTCGCGTTGCGGCCGTGTCCGCCGTCTTCGGGCCAGTCATTCATGCGGACCAGTGTGCCGGGCGGGGGAATCCCCTGGACAGGCCGGGTGGAAAATCGGACCGGTGCTGTTGCCAAGCTGATGCAAAC includes:
- a CDS encoding acyl-CoA dehydrogenase family protein, giving the protein MAGSSDFDLYRPSEEHDMLRESVRALAEAKIAPFAAAVDEEHRFPQEALDALVANDLHAVHVPEAYGGAGADALATVIVIEEVARVCGSSSLIPAVNKLGSLPVVLSGSEELKAKYLGPLAKGDAMFSYALSEPDAGSDAAGMKTRAVRDGDFWVLNGVKRWITNAGVSEYYTVMAVTDPDKRSKGISAFVVEKSDEGVSFGAPEKKLGIKGSPTREVYLDNVRIPADRMIGAEGTGFATAMKTLDHTRVTIAAQAIGIAQGALDYAKGYVKERKQFGKPIADFQGVQFMLADMAMKLEAARQLTYAAAARSERVYRASRTDADLTFFGAAAKCFASDVAMEVTVDAVQLLGGYGYTRDYPVERMMRDAKITQIYEGTNQVQRIVMARNLP
- a CDS encoding LCP family protein, whose amino-acid sequence is MNDWPEDGGHGRNANSQPEGARRMRHVQRPQAPQQPQHGYDQGYGQDQGYNPNFTQAQGSGYDSGYSSGQVYGGSQGGRQGGGAQGGGPGSVPPYSPQGPGRPAPDWRKRAKIGSIVLAVGVLAWGIGTYAWASSQMRNEVDLSKVIERPSEGDCTTYLIVGSDSREGMSAEEKKKLHTGSAEGKRTDSMMILAACSSGNTMVSLPRDSWVTIPSFVGSESGKQYPARGGSKLNAAYAMDGPELLVRTVEFNTGLRIDHYAEIGFAGFANIVDALGGVELNIEKGFKDKKSGADFQAGEQTLNGEQALAFVRTRYAFAESDFARTKNQQKFLSALANQAATPGTILNPFALYPTLGAGLETLIVDKDMSLYDLGKMFFAMKGISGGDGKSMNMPLAGSAPQNSYKWDMPKVKQLVEQIRNDEKVTVTSDR
- a CDS encoding collagen binding domain-containing protein; the protein is MTPSAQPRRRSTTLRVAATAALLVAGFLPATLATADAPPPSLTGSDFEIDTDANLRVDVNGDLDWNNVTEIRTGDTTAPDTSFVEGTKENTAVPTIESGGIPPNKSDLKFFGLHQEGGTSDGFLHLYWTRVQDPSGSTNMDFELNQSRTKSANGVTPIRTVGDLLITYDLRQGGTRPELALRRWTSAGVWSAEEDLDAAGDATGSINRLNTITATEGGVLGALDRNTFGEASVRLSAIFPENNGSCRSLGAAYLKSRASGGSFNAVLKDFIPPANIDISNCGSVKILKTDDRDVELEGAEFTLYQNFAPLTPPLGAEDIETTLKCTTDSTGECTIPNVPTGNYIVHETVVPAGHDRAPDQAIVVDADEEETVSFVDPRQRGAILITKLRKHAEAGAGNTAHAGVRFSVDNGETKETGADGTVCFDNLEFGSHTVSEVTPAGYKPQEDQTVTVDNKASCGDEPYVGETAEFINVPLSNITVSFASQVQGGTKSKISCTGLAATPPDGSPNAFDDTSETFEDLEPGTYTCTVVVDP